A portion of the Paenibacillus sp. PvR098 genome contains these proteins:
- a CDS encoding ring-cleaving dioxygenase, with product MNVKGIHHLSAMTGNAPGNFKFYTEVLGMRLVKKTVNQDDTTAYHLFYGDERGNPGTELTFFDFPGVGPTSPGISSISGTSLRVPSDAALRYWIERFTEHGVKHSAITEFADRNVIFFEDPEGQKLALVSDETNVGVIGGIPWDKSPVPAEFGIIGLGPVKLTVRKPDSTLAALRLIGFTEKKRIPALVEGQDDIIIMQTGEGGSGAEVQVEPRSDLPVGRQGKGGVHHVAFRVEDKQELLSWIEILNKAGLPNSGFVERYYFRSLYFREPNGILFELATDGPGFATDEPYESLGESLALPPFLENQRKSIEENLKPLETKR from the coding sequence ATGAACGTTAAAGGCATTCATCATTTATCCGCAATGACAGGAAACGCTCCGGGAAATTTTAAATTCTACACAGAGGTACTCGGTATGCGGCTCGTCAAGAAAACGGTAAACCAAGACGATACAACCGCTTATCATTTGTTTTATGGAGACGAGAGAGGGAATCCGGGGACGGAGCTTACGTTCTTTGATTTTCCAGGGGTCGGCCCTACGAGCCCAGGTATAAGCAGCATCTCGGGCACATCACTGCGTGTACCGAGTGACGCCGCACTTCGTTATTGGATTGAGCGCTTTACTGAACATGGCGTAAAGCATTCAGCCATTACCGAATTTGCAGACCGTAATGTCATTTTCTTCGAGGATCCTGAAGGCCAAAAGCTAGCGCTTGTATCCGATGAGACAAATGTGGGCGTGATAGGTGGTATTCCATGGGATAAAAGCCCGGTACCGGCTGAATTCGGCATCATTGGATTAGGCCCCGTGAAGCTTACCGTAAGGAAGCCGGATTCAACCCTGGCAGCGCTTCGTCTTATTGGATTTACGGAGAAAAAACGGATTCCCGCACTTGTGGAAGGACAGGACGATATCATCATCATGCAAACGGGAGAAGGAGGGTCTGGAGCGGAAGTACAGGTTGAGCCGCGCAGCGATCTCCCTGTAGGACGTCAAGGCAAAGGGGGCGTTCATCATGTGGCTTTCCGTGTGGAAGACAAGCAGGAGCTTCTGTCCTGGATCGAAATCTTGAACAAAGCAGGATTGCCAAACTCTGGATTTGTGGAAAGATATTATTTCCGTTCCTTGTACTTCCGCGAGCCGAACGGTATTTTGTTTGAACTTGCGACCGATGGTCCGGGATTTGCTACAGATGAACCTTACGAGTCTTTAGGCGAATCCCTTGCCCTGCCGCCGTTCTTGGAGAATCAGCGCAAGTCGATTGAAGAGAACCTGAAGCCGCTGGAAACTAAGCGTTAA
- a CDS encoding ATP-binding cassette domain-containing protein, with protein MPINVSGLTVYADHRRSRTILNNIHCSIQDRTLTLVIGKAGSGKTTLLRTLAGLSEIGEGNVYYDDLPLWKKGKVDPSLLLRNALAFQFPEHQLFARTVQGEFDYSLRAYRLPKPEKLRRIAAAMDGQRLPTSYLALSPFTLSGGQKRRVALASIMAAEAPWLLLDEPSAGLDSKSVARLKEELAEWKQQRGVVLVTHDLDTFLPIADKVLIMEHGQVVAGLTPEELAMNPHLLVQAGIGLTGVMELSESLREAGLLVPAGAFTPEQIAGILASHMSTSQQLGETQRQNTQPIRYEPPAQPQRQASDSLRRSFVYGMDAKLKWLIYMLISVGIVIQTRWEGLWVALLFAAGCTAFLLPEDRRKLKRLAYPLLFFMAVAAFISGVQISFAQGIEWTNRFDFSYTFALETLRRLTTFFEITLIGLVFTLSTSTSSMKQGLEIALRPLKRLKVPTEMLALAASLMLRFIPLILEETERFAMIAKARGKRMARRGQISMADIPVFVIPLLIALFQAVEELILAMELKGYMTKSPQPLPRLNSEERTSKLALLICIIFVIILIGIRVYV; from the coding sequence ATGCCAATAAACGTAAGCGGGCTGACGGTATATGCGGACCACCGACGCTCCCGCACGATTTTGAACAACATCCATTGCTCGATACAAGACAGGACGCTTACGCTAGTGATAGGCAAGGCCGGCTCAGGTAAAACAACTCTTCTCCGCACGCTGGCCGGCTTGTCGGAGATTGGCGAAGGCAATGTATATTACGATGACCTCCCTTTATGGAAGAAGGGAAAGGTTGACCCATCGCTTTTGCTTCGTAATGCCCTCGCTTTCCAGTTCCCCGAGCATCAGTTGTTTGCTCGTACGGTCCAGGGAGAGTTTGACTACTCGCTCAGAGCGTACCGCCTACCCAAACCGGAAAAGCTTCGACGCATCGCCGCCGCAATGGATGGTCAACGTCTCCCGACATCCTATCTTGCCCTCTCCCCTTTTACACTTAGCGGAGGACAAAAGCGGCGGGTTGCTCTGGCTTCGATTATGGCGGCAGAGGCACCCTGGCTGCTGCTCGACGAGCCTTCAGCCGGCTTAGACAGCAAATCGGTGGCCCGGCTGAAGGAAGAGCTTGCCGAGTGGAAGCAGCAACGCGGTGTCGTACTCGTGACTCACGATTTGGACACGTTTCTACCGATCGCGGATAAGGTGCTCATCATGGAGCATGGGCAAGTAGTAGCCGGTCTGACTCCCGAGGAACTCGCCATGAACCCGCATTTGTTGGTACAAGCCGGGATTGGCCTCACCGGAGTCATGGAGCTCTCGGAATCGCTACGCGAAGCAGGTCTTCTCGTTCCGGCAGGCGCATTCACACCCGAGCAAATAGCGGGAATACTGGCGAGCCACATGAGTACGTCACAGCAGCTTGGAGAAACTCAACGGCAAAACACCCAGCCAATAAGGTATGAACCGCCTGCTCAGCCGCAGCGCCAAGCTTCCGACTCACTGAGGAGAAGCTTTGTGTACGGTATGGATGCCAAGCTCAAATGGCTCATTTATATGCTGATTTCCGTAGGGATCGTTATTCAGACACGGTGGGAAGGCTTATGGGTTGCCCTGCTGTTTGCAGCGGGATGCACAGCCTTCTTGCTTCCAGAGGATCGGCGGAAGCTGAAGCGTTTAGCCTATCCACTTCTATTTTTCATGGCGGTTGCAGCCTTCATATCTGGCGTTCAAATCAGCTTCGCGCAAGGTATCGAATGGACTAATCGATTTGATTTTTCCTACACGTTCGCCTTGGAGACATTGCGGAGATTAACAACATTCTTTGAAATTACTTTAATTGGCCTTGTGTTCACCCTGTCTACCAGCACTTCCAGCATGAAGCAAGGGCTTGAGATCGCACTCCGTCCGCTGAAGCGCTTGAAGGTCCCGACTGAGATGTTGGCATTAGCCGCTTCTCTGATGCTGCGCTTCATCCCTCTAATTCTTGAAGAAACAGAGCGTTTTGCCATGATCGCAAAAGCGCGGGGCAAGCGGATGGCCAGACGTGGACAAATCTCTATGGCAGATATCCCCGTTTTTGTCATTCCGCTGCTTATCGCGTTATTTCAAGCGGTAGAGGAACTTATTTTGGCAATGGAGCTGAAGGGATACATGACCAAATCTCCGCAACCGCTGCCCAGACTTAATTCCGAAGAACGGACCAGTAAGCTGGCTCTGCTCATTTGCATCATCTTTGTCATCATACTTATAGGTATTCGCGTATACGTCTGA
- a CDS encoding ABC transporter ATP-binding protein encodes MIYITPSVLKLEQVTVHYMGDLSRLPALQQVSLELPKGSWTAVVGDNGSGKSTLSKVLAGLSPVSEGQRIVTEGHTVHMVLQNPETQILGETIYEEIDLSMPESYDRSQEDKEAHMLDLLNEVRLSAPLDAPVQPLSGGQKQLLNMACCLAAGADSILFDEATSMLDPSSRKAVLETTAKLHRSGHTIVWVTHRMEELCYAERVLLLDQGRVAFDGTSELFFYGEGHPDLPSPCEQFGFDPPDVVRVVRALLKLGHELPIRPLFPQQLSQAVRSLCQ; translated from the coding sequence ATGATATATATTACTCCATCTGTTCTCAAGCTTGAGCAAGTAACCGTCCATTATATGGGAGACCTATCTAGACTGCCAGCCCTGCAGCAGGTCTCCTTGGAGCTGCCTAAAGGCTCGTGGACTGCCGTGGTCGGTGATAACGGGAGCGGTAAAAGCACACTTTCCAAAGTTCTTGCGGGGCTTAGTCCGGTGTCAGAAGGCCAACGGATCGTCACCGAGGGTCATACGGTGCATATGGTGCTGCAAAATCCGGAAACACAAATCCTTGGTGAAACCATATATGAGGAAATCGATTTAAGCATGCCGGAATCCTATGATCGATCTCAAGAGGATAAGGAAGCCCACATGCTGGACCTACTGAACGAGGTCCGTTTATCAGCACCGCTTGATGCTCCGGTCCAACCACTCTCTGGCGGACAAAAGCAGCTTTTGAACATGGCGTGCTGCTTGGCCGCTGGGGCTGACTCCATCCTTTTCGACGAAGCCACCTCAATGCTCGATCCAAGCTCCCGCAAGGCCGTACTGGAGACAACCGCCAAGCTCCATAGATCGGGTCATACGATCGTCTGGGTAACTCACCGGATGGAGGAGCTGTGCTATGCCGAGAGGGTTTTACTGCTTGATCAAGGACGTGTCGCTTTCGACGGAACGAGCGAGCTGTTTTTTTACGGCGAGGGCCATCCCGACCTACCGAGCCCTTGCGAGCAATTTGGGTTCGACCCGCCGGATGTCGTTCGAGTCGTCCGCGCCCTGCTTAAACTCGGGCATGAGCTGCCTATCCGGCCCTTATTCCCCCAACAATTAAGTCAGGCCGTGAGGTCATTATGCCAATAA
- a CDS encoding LLM class flavin-dependent oxidoreductase, which produces MSEEIKKEHGPDFEFGIYTFGDLFADPQTGQTISARQRLEEIVAAAKLADEAGLDVFGFGEHHRLDFAASSTPVVLAAIAQVTKRIRLTSATTVLSTSDPVQVFEDFATLDLISNGRSEIIAGRGAFVESFPLFGYKLDDYEELFKEKIGLLLELSEKERITWNGRFRPALHDAEIAPRPIQDPLPIWIGVGGTMESAVRAGRLGKGMAMALLSGDPSFYKPRVEIYKQAYMEAGHHPAGLKVSVNSHGYIAKTSRQALDEFYPYYLNYWGPLMRERGRNFRLSRTEFEPFVRPEEGLAVGSPEQIVEKILYQYEMFGHHRFVAQMDIGGQPFSRVATAIELLATEVAPAVRREISRRTAGARKDS; this is translated from the coding sequence ATGAGTGAGGAAATAAAAAAAGAGCATGGGCCGGACTTTGAGTTCGGCATTTACACTTTCGGGGATTTGTTTGCTGATCCTCAAACAGGTCAGACCATCAGCGCCCGGCAGCGTCTGGAAGAAATCGTGGCGGCGGCTAAGCTTGCCGATGAGGCGGGTTTGGATGTCTTCGGCTTCGGTGAGCATCACCGGTTGGATTTTGCGGCCTCTTCCACACCGGTTGTTTTAGCGGCCATCGCCCAGGTTACTAAGCGCATTCGGTTGACAAGCGCTACGACGGTACTTAGCACCTCTGATCCCGTGCAGGTGTTCGAAGATTTCGCGACCTTGGATTTGATCTCCAACGGCCGGTCCGAAATCATCGCCGGACGCGGTGCATTCGTTGAGTCTTTCCCGCTATTTGGATACAAACTGGACGATTATGAAGAGCTGTTCAAGGAGAAAATTGGGCTCTTGCTTGAACTGAGTGAGAAGGAACGTATAACTTGGAATGGCCGATTCCGTCCGGCCTTACATGATGCGGAAATTGCACCGCGCCCCATCCAGGATCCGTTGCCGATCTGGATCGGGGTAGGGGGCACCATGGAGAGTGCGGTACGGGCCGGCAGGCTGGGGAAAGGTATGGCGATGGCGCTGCTCAGCGGAGATCCGTCCTTTTACAAACCACGGGTCGAGATTTATAAGCAAGCATACATGGAAGCAGGACATCACCCAGCTGGCCTCAAGGTGTCCGTCAACAGTCACGGATATATAGCGAAGACATCCCGGCAGGCATTGGATGAGTTTTACCCCTACTATCTAAATTATTGGGGACCCCTCATGCGCGAGAGAGGACGTAATTTTAGATTATCCCGAACCGAATTCGAGCCATTCGTTCGTCCTGAAGAAGGTCTGGCCGTCGGCAGTCCAGAGCAAATCGTTGAGAAGATCCTATATCAGTATGAGATGTTCGGACACCACCGTTTCGTTGCCCAGATGGATATCGGCGGGCAGCCCTTCTCCAGAGTCGCTACAGCAATCGAGCTTTTGGCCACGGAAGTCGCTCCGGCGGTTCGGCGTGAGATTAGCCGTCGGACAGCAGGAGCTCGCAAAGATAGCTAG
- a CDS encoding group-specific protein, translated as MGNCNIDHSQEDVIQKLDSQQDFLPEPMGKELHRFLESQHSQQTLNELFHLLKKYDLASYEEREERNKKLLQLIG; from the coding sequence ATGGGGAACTGCAATATCGATCATTCTCAAGAAGATGTGATTCAAAAACTGGATAGTCAACAAGATTTTTTGCCGGAGCCGATGGGTAAAGAGCTGCATCGTTTTCTAGAAAGCCAGCACTCACAACAAACATTAAACGAGCTGTTTCACCTTCTGAAAAAATATGATCTAGCGTCTTATGAAGAGCGAGAAGAGAGAAATAAAAAATTGCTGCAGCTTATAGGCTAA
- a CDS encoding FAD-dependent oxidoreductase, with product MNFKASGMIKKVLRISILLGIAGFITYVLAYFGLHRDSDGSFMLTPNFSYRTDVVVVGTELEGMYLAQRAKQEGLNVLILETKNHLGGQLLQGEMFYLDGTFDDQGSSLVQGGMKELFRQYELGAIRKKTQFAHYFHRLIDRIPIEKNAVIEDVQADKGKIVSIQYVNRHGMKRAVYPRYVIDNSDDAALIRKLNIEPLPGLEALYGGQEREYMSATFMMRFKGVNWHRFYSHFWEMDKLDRVNRYGPETYVDSNLAYGFPPIVSAYELKNKEWLNLRGLNIIHQGEGEIVINALQVYGVDPSRTDTIERGKRIAKEEISSIRDHLRKQIIGFEGLELNGEPNYLYVREYNHYPTEYVMQATDMMSGRMFWDNVSIGGYFLDIQGSRSNREGLAVGKPDKYGIPLRSYLLKDYDNVITAGKLVGASAVAYGSARIQPNGALAAEAIGVLMAQLQGRSLKTVSREEMQWLHYYMDNTYHIKLHPQESTNKVEYLSEQEKADLDRGLVTLLPGKTVARHLPFIRLRVDGQQMHFQGIKPVMIQGMPWVPLGQTMSLLGAQDVRYDGENKRLTYRVQGEARSVESPPVYVLNNFVLVEWRAVAEALGYLWTWSEAEHEVTAHK from the coding sequence GTGAACTTTAAAGCATCAGGAATGATTAAAAAGGTATTGCGAATTAGCATTCTTCTCGGGATTGCGGGATTTATCACCTATGTGTTGGCTTATTTCGGATTGCATCGCGATAGCGATGGAAGCTTTATGCTGACTCCCAATTTCTCCTACCGTACCGATGTCGTTGTGGTCGGCACGGAGCTGGAGGGGATGTATTTGGCTCAAAGAGCGAAGCAGGAAGGGCTTAATGTACTCATATTGGAAACCAAGAACCATTTAGGCGGCCAGCTTTTGCAGGGAGAGATGTTCTATCTGGACGGGACCTTTGACGATCAGGGCAGCTCCTTGGTCCAAGGCGGTATGAAGGAACTGTTTCGCCAATATGAACTTGGAGCTATTCGGAAAAAGACGCAGTTCGCTCACTATTTTCATCGTTTGATTGACCGGATTCCGATCGAAAAGAATGCTGTGATCGAGGATGTGCAAGCAGACAAGGGCAAGATCGTTTCTATTCAATATGTAAACCGGCACGGGATGAAAAGAGCAGTGTACCCTCGCTATGTCATTGACAACTCGGATGACGCGGCTCTGATTCGTAAGCTGAACATAGAACCGCTTCCGGGGCTGGAGGCTCTATATGGAGGGCAGGAGCGGGAATACATGAGCGCCACCTTTATGATGCGTTTCAAGGGCGTGAATTGGCATCGATTTTACAGCCACTTTTGGGAAATGGATAAGCTGGATCGGGTGAACCGTTACGGACCCGAAACGTATGTCGATTCCAATCTCGCCTACGGTTTTCCTCCGATCGTTTCGGCTTACGAGTTAAAAAACAAGGAATGGCTTAACTTGCGTGGACTCAATATCATCCATCAAGGTGAGGGAGAAATCGTTATCAATGCTTTGCAGGTGTACGGGGTAGATCCCAGCCGGACGGATACGATAGAGAGAGGGAAGCGCATCGCCAAAGAGGAGATATCGTCCATCCGAGACCACTTGCGTAAGCAAATCATCGGTTTTGAAGGTCTTGAGCTCAATGGGGAGCCGAACTATTTATATGTGAGGGAGTACAACCATTACCCGACTGAATATGTCATGCAGGCGACCGATATGATGAGCGGCAGGATGTTCTGGGATAACGTCAGTATCGGCGGATATTTCCTTGACATTCAGGGTTCGCGCTCGAACAGGGAGGGCCTCGCTGTGGGGAAGCCGGATAAGTACGGCATTCCACTTCGTAGTTATTTATTAAAAGACTATGACAACGTTATAACGGCAGGAAAATTGGTAGGAGCGTCGGCGGTCGCTTACGGAAGTGCTCGTATACAACCGAACGGTGCGTTGGCGGCCGAGGCGATCGGCGTGCTGATGGCGCAATTGCAGGGGCGGAGCCTCAAAACGGTGAGCAGGGAAGAGATGCAGTGGTTGCATTACTACATGGATAATACCTATCACATAAAGCTGCACCCTCAGGAGTCTACTAACAAAGTCGAGTACCTGTCCGAGCAGGAAAAGGCTGATCTGGATCGAGGCCTCGTTACGCTTTTACCGGGGAAAACCGTAGCGAGGCATTTGCCTTTTATCCGTTTACGGGTGGATGGTCAGCAAATGCATTTTCAAGGCATTAAGCCAGTCATGATCCAAGGGATGCCGTGGGTTCCGCTTGGGCAAACAATGTCTCTGCTGGGTGCGCAGGATGTGCGATACGACGGGGAGAACAAAAGATTAACGTACAGGGTTCAAGGGGAAGCGAGATCCGTGGAATCACCTCCTGTGTATGTGTTGAATAATTTTGTGTTGGTGGAATGGAGAGCGGTGGCGGAGGCACTCGGGTACCTCTGGACATGGAGTGAAGCAGAGCACGAAGTGACGGCTCATAAATAA
- a CDS encoding DUF1284 domain-containing protein, translated as MSIQLRGHHLLCLLGFRGMGYSPEFAINMTAVYEQLRNNPATMVTLVRGADDLCSCYPLDKPNHCDTKSVHDRDDTVLARLGLMSGTSISWQEILQLLEKHMVPGDIPLICGSCPWQPYGVCEEGVARVSAGKGLSPLPIGHNNP; from the coding sequence ATGAGCATTCAACTGCGTGGACATCATTTACTTTGCTTATTAGGATTTCGGGGAATGGGCTATTCTCCTGAATTCGCCATCAATATGACGGCCGTATACGAGCAGCTTCGAAATAACCCGGCAACCATGGTGACGCTCGTTCGCGGAGCCGATGATCTTTGCAGCTGTTATCCGCTGGACAAGCCCAATCACTGTGATACGAAAAGTGTGCACGATCGGGATGACACGGTGTTGGCGCGGCTCGGATTAATGTCAGGTACCTCCATCTCGTGGCAGGAAATACTGCAGCTTCTGGAAAAGCATATGGTGCCTGGAGATATTCCACTAATATGCGGTTCCTGCCCGTGGCAGCCGTACGGGGTTTGTGAGGAAGGCGTCGCACGTGTATCTGCGGGCAAAGGGTTGTCGCCACTCCCCATCGGCCACAACAATCCATAA